GTGCGCGACCAGCGACTGTGCCGGGCTCAGCGCCGGCAGCAGACCGTGGATCCGCGCTTCCAGAGACATGTGAATGATTCTCAGAAGCCAGCCCGGCAACTGTCAATAGTTCACACCCAGAGACAAGGAAATGGGTGGCACCCACCGGGGTGCCACCCATGCACTCAGAACAGCGCGGTCATCAACTGCTTGCGCGCCCGGATCACCCGCTCGTCGTCACCGCCGACCACCTCGAACAGCTCCAGCAGGTGCAGGCGCACCGTGTTGCGCTCGTCGCCGGCCGTGGCCTGAATCGTCCGGATCAGCCGGGCGAACGCGTCCTCGACATGGCCGCCCATCAGATCCACGTCGGCGACCAGCAACTGCGCCTCGATGTCCTCAGGGTGCTCGGTCGCCCGCGTCCGCACCTCGGCCGGTACGTCGCGCGTCCGCTTCACCAGCTGGACCCGCGCGAGCCCGGCCTTCGCCTCGGCGTCGGCCGGCGTCTCCCTGATCAGTGCCTCGTACGCCGCGATCGCGCCGTCCAGGTCACCGGCGGCGACAGCGTCCTCGGCCGCCTCGTACCGCGGGTCCACCTCGGGCTCCGCGGCCTCGTCACCAGGCGCGGCCGGGCCGACCGGCTCGGCGCGACCGGTGATGCCGTTCGCCACCGCGACCGTGAACAGCTGGTCCAGGTACTGCCGCGCCTCGGGCTCGCCCAGCGCGCCCTGGAACAGCGGCACGACCTGGCCGCGCAGCACCGCGATCACCAGCGGGATGCTCTGGACGCCGACCGCCTGGGCCAGCTGCGGGTTCGCGTCGACGTCGACGCGGGCGAGCACGAACTTGCCGTCGTACTCGGTCGACAGCCGGGCCAGCACCGGGCTCAGCGCCACCGACGCCTCGGACCGCGGCGACCAGAACTCGACCACCACGGGGTGCTGGACGGACCGCTCGATCACGTCCGTCTGGAAGGTCGGCTCGGACACGTTCAGCACGTACGGGCCGGTCACGCCGCCGGGTCCGGCCGGGCC
The Kribbella italica DNA segment above includes these coding regions:
- a CDS encoding tetratricopeptide repeat protein, which encodes MTGPYVLNVSEPTFQTDVIERSVQHPVVVEFWSPRSEASVALSPVLARLSTEYDGKFVLARVDVDANPQLAQAVGVQSIPLVIAVLRGQVVPLFQGALGEPEARQYLDQLFTVAVANGITGRAEPVGPAAPGDEAAEPEVDPRYEAAEDAVAAGDLDGAIAAYEALIRETPADAEAKAGLARVQLVKRTRDVPAEVRTRATEHPEDIEAQLLVADVDLMGGHVEDAFARLIRTIQATAGDERNTVRLHLLELFEVVGGDDERVIRARKQLMTALF